A part of Acidisarcina sp. genomic DNA contains:
- a CDS encoding S46 family peptidase, with product MRAGLILTSAFVLSLSVAGAHAEEGMWTFDNPPTKLLQQQYGFTPTQQWLDHIRLSSVRLNDGGSGSFVSPNGLLLTNHHVARGQLQKASTAKRDYIRDGFYAATPEQELKSADLEVNVLQAMENVTARVQAATKGISDEKKAYDARQSVIAAIESESLKKTGLRSDVVPLYQGSEYWLYRYKKYTDVRLVFAPEQQIAFFGGDPDNFTYPRYDLDMAIFRVYDNGKPLNSTDYLKWSAKGAADGELIFISGHPGSTARQETMAQLVTERDFREPLLLEYFKVRIAAMQAYSAQGAEQARQASSLIFGLQNSQKAYQGRYEALQDKNVLAKKQKEEEEFRRLVAAKPELQSEYGGAWSTIDAAELKLRPMVKQQIFRRMDSTLASIAQLIVQYVVEIKKPDGDRLATFHEAGLESLRYRLLSPAPVYPAMEEARITAALTEAEKQLGQNDEFVAAVLAGRTPQQAAHELISGSRLADPKERQALIAGGEAAVLASTDPLIVLARKLDPISRSMTKWTQENVESVEQPAGEKLGKARFLVYGKSAYPDATFTLRLSYGAVKGYPMNGTKAPAKTTFYGLYDRANGFDLAGPFALPKRYVEGRDKLDLSTPLDFVSTGDIIGGNSGSPVVNRQGELVGLIFDGNIESLAGDFVYEGERNRAVAVHSAAMIEALRKLYGASNLADELQGR from the coding sequence ATGCGCGCTGGATTGATTCTTACTTCTGCATTTGTGCTGTCCTTGAGCGTTGCTGGTGCTCATGCCGAGGAGGGGATGTGGACCTTTGACAACCCTCCAACCAAACTGCTGCAGCAGCAATATGGATTTACGCCCACGCAGCAGTGGCTGGACCATATACGTCTTTCCAGTGTGCGGCTCAACGATGGTGGCTCCGGATCCTTCGTCAGCCCGAATGGTCTGCTGCTCACCAACCATCACGTTGCGCGGGGACAGTTGCAAAAAGCCTCGACTGCCAAGCGTGACTACATTCGCGACGGCTTCTACGCGGCCACTCCGGAGCAGGAGTTGAAGTCGGCGGATCTTGAAGTGAACGTTCTGCAGGCGATGGAGAACGTCACCGCGCGCGTACAAGCTGCCACAAAGGGAATCTCCGACGAAAAGAAAGCCTATGACGCGCGACAGAGTGTGATTGCGGCAATCGAGAGCGAAAGCCTGAAGAAGACTGGCCTGCGCTCCGATGTGGTCCCGCTCTACCAGGGCAGCGAATATTGGCTCTACCGCTACAAGAAGTACACCGATGTGCGACTGGTTTTCGCGCCAGAGCAACAGATTGCGTTCTTCGGAGGGGACCCGGACAACTTCACCTATCCGCGCTACGACCTGGATATGGCGATCTTTCGCGTGTATGACAACGGCAAGCCGCTGAATTCGACCGACTACTTGAAGTGGAGCGCGAAGGGCGCTGCCGACGGCGAGCTGATCTTCATCTCCGGGCATCCTGGCTCGACCGCTCGCCAGGAAACGATGGCGCAGCTTGTGACGGAGCGCGATTTCCGTGAGCCGCTTCTGCTGGAGTATTTCAAGGTTCGCATTGCGGCCATGCAAGCCTATTCCGCTCAAGGCGCGGAGCAGGCGCGGCAGGCAAGCAGCCTGATCTTTGGGTTGCAGAACAGTCAGAAGGCTTACCAGGGACGTTATGAGGCGTTGCAGGACAAAAACGTCCTCGCCAAGAAGCAGAAGGAAGAAGAAGAGTTTCGCCGTCTGGTTGCCGCGAAGCCCGAGCTTCAGTCGGAGTACGGTGGAGCATGGAGCACCATCGATGCTGCGGAGTTGAAGTTGCGTCCGATGGTCAAACAGCAGATATTTCGCCGCATGGACTCTACTCTCGCCAGCATTGCGCAACTTATCGTGCAATACGTAGTCGAGATTAAGAAGCCCGACGGCGACCGCCTCGCGACCTTCCACGAAGCTGGCCTGGAGTCGTTGCGATATCGACTGCTTTCTCCCGCGCCGGTCTATCCCGCAATGGAAGAGGCGCGCATCACGGCAGCGCTGACCGAGGCGGAGAAACAACTGGGACAGAACGATGAATTTGTGGCCGCAGTATTGGCCGGGCGCACTCCACAACAGGCAGCGCATGAGCTGATTAGCGGCTCCAGGTTGGCCGATCCCAAGGAGCGGCAGGCGTTGATCGCTGGCGGCGAGGCGGCGGTTCTGGCCTCCACAGACCCTTTGATTGTGCTGGCGCGCAAGCTCGATCCGATCTCGCGCAGTATGACGAAATGGACACAGGAGAACGTGGAAAGCGTGGAGCAGCCCGCGGGAGAAAAGCTCGGCAAAGCGCGCTTCCTCGTCTACGGAAAGTCCGCTTATCCGGATGCGACTTTCACACTTCGACTGTCCTATGGTGCAGTGAAAGGTTATCCGATGAACGGCACCAAGGCTCCAGCGAAGACCACGTTTTATGGGCTATATGACCGCGCAAACGGATTTGATCTTGCCGGCCCCTTTGCGCTGCCCAAGCGTTATGTGGAGGGCCGCGACAAACTGGATCTCTCCACTCCGCTGGACTTTGTTTCCACTGGCGACATTATCGGCGGCAACTCCGGCTCGCCGGTTGTGAACCGGCAAGGGGAACTTGTCGGGCTGATCTTCGATGGCAACATTGAGTCGCTCGCCGGCGACTTTGTATATGAAGGCGAGAGGAACCGCGCAGTTGCCGTGCATAGCGCAGCCATGATCGAGGCACTGCGCAAGCTATATGGAGCCTCAAATCTGGCAGATGAACTGCAGGGCAGATAA
- a CDS encoding formate--tetrahydrofolate ligase codes for MSKPLLPICEVARKLALPEKYFETIGNYGAKVKLEFLNDRSFPVRGKLVLVTATTPTVSGEGKTVVAIGLTQGLTFLGKSAILTSREPSLGPVFGLKGGAAGGGLSQVEPSQKINLHFHGDFHAVTSAHNLLAAMIDSHMFHGNALDLDPEQITWPRTLDMNDRALRNITVTLGGKAGAESRKTGFVIAAASEVMAIMALASGREDLRHRLGSIIVGVSRSGRAISADDLGATGAMMALLDEALMPNLVQTTEGAPAFVHMGPFGNIAHGTSSVLSQQAGLRLADYVINEAGFGADLGAEKYLDIVMRSSGIRPAAAVVVTTVQSMRNMGGGDLLKGLPNLERHLENLKRYGLSLVVAINRFPHDTDEDLKLLREYCCSRGVKSALAEAFTKGGEGCADLAAKVVELLDANPDPQIQPLYALTDSLEEKVLQVARKIYGASDVAFSEAAKAQLRRLSDWGYSNLPVCIAKTQYSFTDDPKIMGAPSGWTFNVRDVALSAGAGFVVVIAGNMMLMPGLPKVPRALAINVDTEGCISGI; via the coding sequence ATGAGCAAGCCATTATTGCCGATTTGCGAGGTCGCAAGAAAACTCGCCCTGCCGGAAAAGTACTTCGAGACCATTGGCAACTACGGAGCCAAGGTCAAGCTGGAATTCCTCAACGATCGCAGCTTTCCCGTTCGCGGCAAGCTTGTCCTCGTCACCGCAACCACTCCCACCGTGAGTGGCGAAGGCAAGACGGTAGTAGCCATCGGCCTGACGCAGGGATTGACGTTCCTCGGGAAGAGCGCCATCCTCACCTCGCGCGAGCCTTCTCTTGGCCCGGTTTTTGGATTGAAAGGCGGCGCAGCAGGAGGCGGCCTCTCGCAGGTAGAGCCGAGCCAGAAGATCAATCTGCACTTTCATGGCGACTTCCACGCCGTAACCTCAGCCCATAACCTGCTAGCCGCCATGATTGATTCCCACATGTTTCATGGCAATGCGCTCGATCTCGATCCCGAACAGATCACCTGGCCCCGCACGCTCGACATGAATGATCGCGCATTGCGCAACATCACCGTGACCCTTGGAGGCAAGGCCGGTGCGGAGAGCCGCAAGACAGGCTTTGTGATTGCAGCCGCTTCTGAAGTGATGGCAATCATGGCGCTGGCCTCGGGCCGGGAAGACCTGCGCCACAGGCTGGGCTCGATTATTGTCGGCGTGTCTCGCAGCGGACGCGCCATCAGCGCAGACGACCTGGGTGCTACGGGAGCCATGATGGCACTGCTCGATGAGGCGCTCATGCCAAACCTGGTGCAAACGACGGAGGGGGCCCCAGCCTTTGTCCACATGGGCCCATTCGGCAATATCGCGCACGGCACAAGTTCTGTTCTCTCGCAGCAGGCGGGCCTTCGTCTTGCAGATTATGTAATCAACGAAGCTGGCTTTGGCGCAGATCTGGGTGCGGAGAAATACCTGGACATCGTGATGCGCTCCTCTGGAATTCGGCCCGCGGCGGCTGTCGTCGTCACCACGGTTCAAAGCATGCGGAACATGGGAGGCGGCGACCTGCTCAAGGGCCTGCCCAACCTGGAGCGGCATCTCGAAAATCTGAAGAGGTATGGACTGTCGCTTGTCGTGGCGATCAATCGCTTTCCTCACGATACCGACGAAGACTTGAAGCTGCTTCGCGAGTATTGCTGCTCCCGGGGCGTAAAGAGCGCTCTTGCAGAGGCATTTACGAAGGGTGGCGAAGGATGCGCGGACCTTGCAGCAAAAGTGGTCGAACTGTTGGACGCGAATCCCGATCCGCAGATTCAGCCTCTCTATGCGTTGACGGATTCTCTGGAAGAAAAGGTTTTGCAGGTTGCGCGCAAGATTTATGGCGCCTCGGATGTGGCCTTTAGTGAAGCGGCGAAGGCGCAACTGCGCCGCCTCTCGGACTGGGGTTACTCGAATCTTCCTGTTTGCATCGCAAAAACGCAGTATTCCTTTACGGACGATCCCAAGATTATGGGTGCTCCCTCAGGCTGGACCTTCAACGTGCGGGACGTGGCACTCTCCGCTGGAGCTGGCTTCGTCGTGGTGATTGCGGGAAACATGATGTTGATGCCGGGGCTCCCCAAGGTACCCCGCGCCCTCGCGATCAATGTCGACACTGAAGGATGTATCTCGGGAATATAG
- a CDS encoding tetratricopeptide repeat protein, translating into MNERDFTQRLWMAGVLGVVVLLAPAKSELFASSTLDPGEYTANPPPAKAQAETQGDILMSQKKYEAAIKEYQQAPQDSAVIWNKIGVAYHHMYNLGAARSHYEQALRLDPKYAEAMNNLATALYSEKKYGAAEKLYRKALKLSPRDATIYGNLGTLYFVQGKTSKGAEAYRMAFSLDPNVFERSAQMGIGEAVTSQQRAMMNYSLAKTYANVGMNDRALQYLRMALSEGFRDRKRLMEEKEFAALRETPEFRQLMAEQH; encoded by the coding sequence GGTCGTCGTCCTGTTGGCTCCGGCCAAGAGCGAATTGTTTGCCTCGTCCACACTCGATCCGGGGGAATACACCGCCAATCCACCTCCCGCCAAAGCGCAGGCTGAGACCCAGGGCGACATCCTGATGTCGCAGAAGAAGTATGAGGCCGCCATCAAGGAGTATCAGCAGGCGCCTCAGGACTCCGCCGTTATCTGGAACAAAATTGGAGTTGCTTACCATCACATGTACAACCTGGGCGCGGCGCGCAGCCACTATGAGCAGGCTCTGCGGCTCGATCCGAAGTACGCAGAGGCAATGAACAATCTGGCAACGGCCCTCTACTCTGAAAAGAAATACGGAGCGGCGGAGAAGCTCTACAGGAAAGCCCTGAAGCTATCTCCTCGCGATGCCACGATCTACGGCAACCTGGGCACCCTGTATTTTGTTCAAGGGAAGACCAGCAAAGGTGCCGAGGCATACCGCATGGCCTTTTCACTTGATCCGAATGTCTTCGAGCGAAGCGCGCAGATGGGTATCGGAGAGGCAGTTACTTCACAACAGCGCGCCATGATGAACTATTCCCTGGCAAAGACGTATGCCAATGTGGGGATGAACGACCGGGCCCTGCAATACCTCCGGATGGCGCTGAGCGAGGGCTTCAGAGACCGCAAGAGGTTGATGGAAGAAAAGGAATTTGCCGCGCTGAGGGAGACGCCCGAATTTCGTCAACTGATGGCGGAGCAGCACTGA
- the mgrA gene encoding L-glyceraldehyde 3-phosphate reductase, whose protein sequence is MYQAPYAASAERYDAMSYRRTGRSGLLLPAISLGLWHNFGGVDAMETGRLMLRRAFDQGITHFDLANNYGPPPGSAEENFGRIFRDDFQAYRDELVLSTKAGYTMWAGPYGDWGSRKYLLSSLDQSLKRMGVDYVDIFYSHRPDPNTPIEETMSALASAVHSGKALYAGISNYDPEQTAKAVAILREMHTPCLIHQMKYSIFQRTPERGLFDVLGKEGVGGIAFSPLAQGLLTDRYLHGIPADSRAGRPQGFLRPKEITEERLAQIRALGDIARQRGQTLAQMALAWVLRDERLTSVLIGASKVEQVDQNIAALANLSFTPEEIARIDSISPLGEKPNS, encoded by the coding sequence TTGTATCAAGCACCGTATGCGGCATCTGCCGAACGCTATGACGCGATGAGCTATCGTCGCACGGGCCGGAGTGGCCTGCTGTTGCCCGCGATTTCTCTGGGGCTGTGGCACAACTTTGGTGGCGTGGATGCGATGGAGACAGGCCGGCTGATGCTCCGTCGAGCCTTCGATCAGGGGATCACGCACTTCGACCTGGCAAACAATTATGGGCCGCCTCCAGGCTCAGCGGAGGAGAACTTCGGGCGCATCTTCCGCGACGATTTCCAGGCCTATCGCGATGAGCTTGTGCTTTCGACAAAGGCGGGATACACAATGTGGGCCGGTCCATACGGGGATTGGGGCTCCCGCAAATATCTGCTGTCAAGCCTGGACCAGAGCCTGAAGCGGATGGGCGTGGACTACGTCGATATTTTCTATTCGCACCGCCCTGATCCGAACACGCCGATCGAGGAGACGATGTCGGCCCTGGCGTCGGCGGTGCACTCCGGCAAGGCCTTGTACGCCGGAATCTCCAACTACGATCCGGAGCAAACGGCAAAGGCAGTTGCGATTCTGCGAGAGATGCACACGCCATGCCTGATTCATCAGATGAAATACTCCATCTTCCAGCGCACGCCGGAGCGGGGACTCTTTGATGTGCTCGGGAAAGAGGGCGTTGGCGGAATCGCTTTCTCGCCGCTGGCACAGGGGCTGCTCACCGACCGCTATCTGCATGGGATTCCTGCTGACTCCCGTGCGGGCCGGCCACAGGGCTTTCTGCGGCCCAAGGAGATTACCGAGGAGCGGCTGGCACAGATTCGGGCGCTCGGGGATATCGCAAGGCAGCGTGGACAGACGCTCGCACAGATGGCGCTGGCCTGGGTGTTGCGCGACGAGCGCCTCACCAGCGTTCTGATTGGCGCAAGCAAGGTGGAGCAGGTTGACCAGAACATTGCAGCGCTGGCGAACCTCTCGTTTACTCCGGAGGAGATCGCCCGGATTGACAGCATCAGCCCGCTCGGAGAAAAGCCCAATTCGTAA